One Lemur catta isolate mLemCat1 chromosome 15, mLemCat1.pri, whole genome shotgun sequence genomic window carries:
- the MIEN1 gene encoding migration and invasion enhancer 1 isoform X1 produces the protein MSGEPGQASVAPPPGEVEPGSGVRIVVEYCEPCGFEATYLELASAVKEQYPGIEIESRLGGTGAFEIEINGQLVFSKLENGGFPYEKDVSICSVGRTPGSPYLNNTSSHHSTSLPSSSLKPSEEPVMENP, from the exons ATGAGTGGGGAGCCGGGGCAGGCGTCCGTAGCGCCCCCTCCCGGGGAGGTCGAGCCGGGCAGTGGGGTCCGCATCGTGGTGGAGTATTG TGAACCCTGTGGCTTTGAGGCGACCTACCTGGAGCTGGCGAGTGCGGTGAAGGAGCAGTATCCTGGCATCGAGATCGAGTCGCGCCTGGGGGGCACAG GAGCCTTTGAGATCGAGATCAATGGACAGCTGGTGTTCTCCAAGCTGGAGAATGGGGGCTTTCCTTATGAGAAAGATGTGAGTATTTGCAGTGTTGGGAGGACCCCTGGGTCACCCTACCTGAACAATACATCATCCCATCATTCCACATCTCTGCCCTCTAGCTCATTGAAGCCATCCGAAGAGCCAGTAATGGAGAACCCCTAG
- the MIEN1 gene encoding migration and invasion enhancer 1 isoform X2: MSGEPGQASVAPPPGEVEPGSGVRIVVEYCEPCGFEATYLELASAVKEQYPGIEIESRLGGTGAFEIEINGQLVFSKLENGGFPYEKDLIEAIRRASNGEPLEKITNSRPPCIIL; the protein is encoded by the exons ATGAGTGGGGAGCCGGGGCAGGCGTCCGTAGCGCCCCCTCCCGGGGAGGTCGAGCCGGGCAGTGGGGTCCGCATCGTGGTGGAGTATTG TGAACCCTGTGGCTTTGAGGCGACCTACCTGGAGCTGGCGAGTGCGGTGAAGGAGCAGTATCCTGGCATCGAGATCGAGTCGCGCCTGGGGGGCACAG GAGCCTTTGAGATCGAGATCAATGGACAGCTGGTGTTCTCCAAGCTGGAGAATGGGGGCTTTCCTTATGAGAAAGAT CTCATTGAAGCCATCCGAAGAGCCAGTAATGGAGAACCCCTAGAAAAGATCACCAACAGCCGTCCTCCCTGCATCATCCTGTGA